In Vidua macroura isolate BioBank_ID:100142 chromosome 7, ASM2450914v1, whole genome shotgun sequence, a single genomic region encodes these proteins:
- the LOC128809948 gene encoding uncharacterized protein LOC128809948 yields the protein MEQARVSKNPPFVTRGDIGAGGDKSTPQCSEQATGQDRTERCRAFKAQLHNLLTQNFTLPSSFKVPSRPDSSMTNSFSSLLKAIREKKEEDPGADPAQHHEESEQFQTLQDVPECHETIVLYSSRLFVALLSHVLERLDMSKCGGSVLKIMSRYLRSECSQRRRLALRGLVVPSKDPSMARRMCSVSQSLLQLLGDEDREVVSMSLHVFTNVLQHKDILGARLPPALAPGGLQPPPGLGTGTKVLCPGLWGHLGVSAALQASRETLHCAAKFLNRRDLEQLLEKEHLWKFAEVLLAEDRSRAAEHLRRARPYLQSPQGPLREAAVRFMGEPGARAPSPPRRSSAPAPPAAPPAPSGPGATEPRLAWALLPPSGSRALGRQRAARARAEPCRATRPCGHRAGSAAGRELCRWAVTGSVFAGMAGRSSRGQQGELQLICNGE from the exons ATGGAACAGGCCAGGGTGTCCAAGAACCCACCCTTTGTGACACGTGGTGACATAGGAGCTGGCGGTGACAAGAGCACGCCACAGTGCTCGGAGCAGGcgacgggacaggacaggacagagcggTGCC GTGCCTTCAAGGCACAACTACACAACTTGTTGACTCAGAACTTCACCCTTCCATCTTCCTTCAAGGTGCCCTCAAGGCCAGACTCTAGCATGACAAACagtttttccagcctgctcaaagcgatcagggagaaaaaagaggaagacccTGGAGCTGACCCAGCCCAGCATCATGAAGAATCGGAGCAgttccagacactgcaggatg TGCCTGAGTGCCACGAGACCATCGTCCTTTATTCCTCCCGcctgtttgtggctctgctctcccat gtcctcgagCGCCTGGACATGAGTAAATGTGGTGGCAGCGTCCTGAAGATCATGTCAAGGTACCTCCGGAGTGAATGCAGTCAGAGGCGTCGCCTGGCGCTCAGAGGCCTCGTGGTGCCCAGCAAGGATCcctcgatg GCCAGAAGAATGTGTAGCGTGTCtcaaagccttctgcagctgctgggggatgaagaTAGAGAGGTGGTCAGCATGAGCCTCCACGTGTTCAccaatgtgctccagcacaaagacatcctg ggggctcggctgcctcctgccctggcgcctggcgggctgcagcctcctccaggccttggcacagggacaaaggtcttgtgccctgggctgtggggccatctcggggtctctgctgctctccaggcctctCGGGAAACGCTGCATTGTGCGGCCAAGTTCCTGAACAGGAGGGATCTcgaacagctgctggagaaggagcatCTGTGGAAGTTTGCTGAGGTCCTG ctggcagaggacaggagccgagcggccgagcacctgcgccgggcccggccctacctgcagagcccacaggggcccctgcgagaggcggccgtccggttcatgggtgagccaggagcccgggctccctccccgccccgccgcagctcggccccagccccgcctgctgccccgCCGGCGCCATCCGGGCCCGGCGCCACGGAGCCCCGcctggcctgggcgctgctgccgccctccggcagccgtgcccttgggcggcagcgtgcggcaagggcccgggctgagccctgccgggccacgaggccgtgtggccacagggctggcagcgccgctggcagggagctgtgccgctgggccgtgacaggctctgtgttcgcagggatggccgggcgcagctcgagggggcagcagggagagctccagctgatctgcaatggtgagtga
- the LOC128809947 gene encoding uncharacterized protein LOC128809947, with protein MRNLIGSVKQENEDWVKGMFKGWDLSGIASSKFAASAPVVAAATMGREWWENGKQVLERLDMSKCGGSVLKIMSRYLRSECSQRRRLALRGLVVPSKDPSMARRMCSVSQSLLQLLGDEDREVVSMSLHVFTNVLQHKDILGARLPPALAPGGLQPPPGLGTGTKVLCPGLWGHLGVSAALQASRETLHCAAKFLNRRDLEQLLEKEHLWKFAEVLLAEDRSRAAEHLRRARPYLQSPQGPLREAAVRFMGEPGARAPSPPRRSSAPAPPAAPPAPSGPGATEPRLAWALLPPSGSRALGRQRAARARAEPCRATRPCGHRAGSAAGRELCRWAVTGSVFAGMAGRSSRGQQGELQLICNGE; from the exons ATGAGAAACCTCATTGGGAGCgtgaagcaggagaatgaggactgGGTCAAGGGCATGTTTAAAGGCTGGGATCTCTCTGG cattgcttcctccaagtttgcAGCCTCCGCACCTGTCgttgctgctgccaccatgggAAGAGAATGGTGGGAGAATGGCAAACAG gtcctcgagCGCCTGGACATGAGTAAATGTGGTGGCAGCGTCCTGAAGATCATGTCAAGGTACCTCCGGAGTGAATGCAGTCAGAGGCGTCGCCTGGCGCTCAGAGGCCTCGTGGTGCCCAGCAAGGATCcctcgatg GCCAGAAGAATGTGTAGCGTGTCtcaaagccttctgcagctgctgggggatgaagaTAGAGAGGTGGTCAGCATGAGCCTCCACGTGTTCAccaatgtgctccagcacaaagacatcctg ggggctcggctgcctcctgccctggcgcctggcgggctgcagcctcctccaggccttggcacagggacaaaggtcttgtgccctgggctgtggggccatctcggggtctctgctgctctccaggcctctCGGGAAACGCTGCATTGTGCGGCCAAGTTCCTGAACAGGAGGGATCTcgaacagctgctggagaaggagcatCTGTGGAAGTTTGCTGAGGTCCTG ctggcagaggacaggagccgagcggccgagcacctgcgccgggcccggccctacctgcagagcccacaggggcccctgcgagaggcggccgtccggttcatgggtgagccaggagcccgggctccctccccgccccgccgcagctcggccccagccccgcctgctgccccgCCGGCGCCATCCGGGCCCGGCGCCACGGAGCCCCGcctggcctgggcgctgctgccgccctccggcagccgtgcccttgggcggcagcgtgcggcaagggcccgggctgagccctgccgggccacgaggccgtgtggccacagggctggcagcgccgctggcagggagctgtgccgctgggccgtgacaggctctgtgttcgcagggatggccgggcgcagctcgagggggcagcagggagagctccagctgatctgcaatggtgagtga